Proteins encoded in a region of the Poseidonibacter antarcticus genome:
- the topA gene encoding type I DNA topoisomerase, with protein sequence MKNLVIVESPAKAKTISKFLGSDYVVMASMGHVRDLPKSKLGFDPDDNFKPKYLISTDKKKVISDLKKHINKDTTIYLAADEDREGEAIAWHLIPALKIENNPIKRIVFHEITKDAILKALENPREVDQHLVDAQQARRILDRAVGYELSPLLWRKVRYGLSAGRVQSVAVKIIVDRENEIREFKPEEYWKIKSEFKDPELKSELAKINGKNKKITNEAQAKEIEASIKLGNFLLNDIEEKESKRNPAAPFTTSTLQQEASRKLGYSVKQTMVIAQQLYEGNVGNIPGHTGGLITYMRTDSLNLSTVATSAAKQVIETEYGKDYSLSKPRVYKSKAKGAQEAHEAIRPVDLSLKPSDIKAFVENSQYKLYSLIWKRTLATQMAAAQIANTTYKIQAGKDKEFEFQTKGQRIIFPGFMRAYTEGSDNPEGALDSTEKILPTIKVGTILNLEKLDLEQLFTKPPARYTEASLVKKLEAEGIGRPSTYAPTISTIQQREYVVKTEDKKLTPTPTGEIVNSFLADHFSDIINLGFTAKIEEEFDHIAEGKIAWEQVMQDFYGDFKKTINEKEETVNKEDYLQIREIGTDPKSGKPMSARVGRFGPFVQIGTKDDEEKPLFVAIPKHLNMDTITMDEALFLFTLPRVVGQTKDGEDIKANIGRFGPYLQVKTNYFSLKTDDPYTIELPRALEVIQEITEAKAKATIKVFEKEKIHVLIGRYGPYIKQGRKNFKIPKGKVAQDLTLEECEEIIAKDPKSKTTAKKAPAKKTAAKKTAAKKPAAKKTTTKKAPAKKAAAKKPAAKKTPAKKETK encoded by the coding sequence GTGAAGAATTTAGTAATAGTGGAGTCACCCGCAAAAGCGAAAACAATATCAAAATTTTTAGGAAGCGATTACGTAGTAATGGCATCAATGGGTCATGTAAGAGATTTACCTAAGTCAAAACTCGGATTTGATCCAGATGATAATTTTAAGCCTAAATATTTAATTTCTACTGATAAGAAGAAAGTCATTTCAGATTTAAAAAAACATATTAATAAAGATACGACAATCTACCTAGCGGCCGATGAGGATAGGGAAGGGGAAGCAATTGCATGGCATTTGATTCCTGCTTTAAAAATTGAAAACAACCCTATTAAAAGAATTGTATTCCATGAAATTACTAAAGATGCTATTTTAAAAGCTTTAGAAAACCCAAGAGAAGTTGATCAGCACTTAGTTGATGCTCAACAAGCAAGAAGAATATTAGACCGTGCTGTTGGATATGAACTTTCACCATTACTATGGAGAAAAGTTAGATATGGATTATCTGCTGGTCGTGTTCAAAGTGTTGCTGTTAAGATTATAGTTGATAGAGAAAATGAAATTAGAGAATTTAAACCAGAAGAGTACTGGAAAATTAAATCTGAATTCAAAGACCCAGAATTAAAATCAGAACTAGCAAAAATAAACGGTAAAAATAAAAAAATTACAAATGAAGCACAGGCAAAAGAAATAGAAGCTTCAATAAAACTTGGAAACTTTTTATTAAATGATATTGAAGAAAAAGAATCTAAAAGAAATCCTGCAGCTCCTTTTACAACTTCTACGCTACAACAAGAAGCAAGTAGAAAACTTGGATATTCTGTTAAGCAAACAATGGTTATTGCTCAACAACTTTATGAAGGAAATGTAGGGAATATCCCAGGTCATACAGGTGGTTTAATCACATATATGAGAACAGATTCATTAAATCTTTCTACAGTTGCAACAAGTGCAGCTAAACAAGTAATTGAAACAGAATATGGAAAAGATTATTCATTAAGTAAACCAAGAGTTTATAAATCAAAAGCAAAAGGCGCACAAGAAGCTCACGAAGCTATTCGTCCTGTTGATTTAAGTTTAAAACCTAGTGATATAAAAGCTTTTGTAGAAAATTCTCAATATAAACTTTATAGTTTGATTTGGAAAAGAACACTAGCTACTCAAATGGCAGCAGCTCAAATTGCAAATACTACATATAAGATTCAAGCTGGAAAAGATAAAGAGTTTGAATTCCAAACTAAGGGACAAAGAATTATTTTCCCTGGATTTATGAGAGCTTATACAGAAGGTAGTGATAATCCTGAAGGTGCTTTAGATAGTACAGAAAAGATTTTACCAACTATTAAAGTAGGAACAATTTTAAATCTAGAAAAACTAGATTTAGAACAATTATTTACAAAACCACCTGCAAGATATACAGAAGCATCACTAGTTAAAAAACTTGAAGCAGAAGGTATTGGACGTCCTTCAACTTATGCTCCAACAATTTCAACTATTCAACAAAGAGAATATGTAGTAAAAACAGAAGATAAAAAATTAACACCAACACCAACTGGTGAAATAGTTAATAGCTTTTTAGCAGATCACTTCTCTGATATTATTAATCTTGGATTTACAGCAAAAATTGAAGAAGAGTTTGATCATATTGCAGAAGGTAAAATTGCTTGGGAACAAGTAATGCAAGATTTTTATGGGGACTTCAAAAAAACTATTAATGAAAAAGAAGAAACTGTAAATAAAGAAGACTATTTACAAATTAGAGAAATAGGAACTGATCCAAAATCTGGAAAACCAATGAGTGCAAGAGTAGGTAGATTTGGTCCATTTGTTCAAATTGGAACAAAAGATGATGAAGAAAAACCTTTATTTGTAGCAATTCCAAAACATTTAAATATGGATACGATTACAATGGATGAAGCATTATTTTTATTCACACTTCCAAGAGTTGTTGGACAAACAAAAGATGGTGAAGATATTAAAGCAAATATAGGAAGATTTGGACCATATTTACAAGTGAAAACTAATTATTTCTCATTAAAAACTGATGATCCATATACTATAGAGCTACCAAGAGCTTTAGAAGTAATTCAAGAAATTACAGAAGCAAAAGCAAAAGCAACTATAAAAGTATTTGAAAAAGAAAAAATACATGTTCTTATTGGAAGATATGGACCATATATTAAACAAGGTAGAAAAAATTTCAAAATACCAAAAGGTAAAGTTGCCCAAGATTTGACACTAGAAGAGTGTGAAGAGATTATTGCAAAAGATCCAAAATCTAAAACAACAGCAAAAAAAGCACCTGCGAAAAAAACAGCAGCAAAAAAAACTGCAGCTAAAAAGCCAGCAGCCAAAAAAACTACAACTAAAAAAGCACCTGCAAAAAAAGCAGCAGCTAAGAAACCAGCTGCAAAAAAAACACCAGCGAAAAAAGAAACAAAGTAA